Proteins encoded by one window of Winogradskyella sp. PG-2:
- a CDS encoding efflux RND transporter permease subunit — protein sequence MKKIENLIRGIIRFRVLIIVVLGILMSFSGYQTLKKLSVDNSLSIWFLEDDPSYKAYIDFQENFGSDEIFIAMFPVENAIGEAEMQSLKQLHLSIEALHYVKTSFSLAKAKYPIYANNKINFGDLYNVKRSEKGLKSLFSKLPNITSQLVTNDYKNQFFYIQLNPTPTIEEKRKDIAGEIRTIIEKEYYNYYLTGPPVLNEAYSKGIYKESLTFGVLTVLVITLMLLFLLPSKRYLIISLLSVAIPVSLLFGLITSFGFALNMISMLIPTILMVYSVSDAVHIINVYHKEGILNTSLSKVELLAIAVRKSFTPCFYTTLTTFVGYFALYLSPLPAFKNMGVFTCVGLLLSFILVYIITIIGFSFMTLNFKAAKPLLSIKTVSQSGFINWLNGFTSQYKTSIIVGFTLVLLFGFYSIFQVKIDTDSSNLLAEGKAKQDLRLVESKLQGSSRLQLNVSMANGESILNKGAMKQLEVFQSKLEANPLISAPVSVINIKSFLEKRNPVLFQTNVSDDKIKNTLSLADTNDNSFFKLFSKDLTTAGFTLSLREMKTSELEQVLEDVKRDFESSFDTKNYNLKINGFAVVFAQLNNFILETQFKSFFAAFFVAFLCLLVFIRSLRTTLLVLIPNLLPLTVLAIFMSLLDIPLDVTTAMITPIMLGIAMDDTIHLVYKYRRSKTITGTPKVRMDNAMHYTGSALFSTTIALVGGFLIIASSATPSVKDFGLLCSVTVAIALITDIFYLPALLKKFDN from the coding sequence ATGAAAAAGATTGAAAATCTTATCAGAGGTATTATAAGGTTCAGAGTACTCATTATTGTTGTTTTGGGAATTCTCATGTCATTTTCAGGTTATCAAACGCTAAAGAAATTAAGTGTTGATAATTCACTGTCAATATGGTTTTTAGAGGATGACCCAAGCTATAAGGCCTATATAGATTTCCAAGAAAACTTTGGTTCTGATGAGATTTTCATTGCCATGTTTCCTGTTGAAAATGCTATAGGCGAAGCGGAAATGCAAAGCCTTAAACAACTACATCTAAGCATTGAAGCACTTCATTACGTAAAAACATCATTCAGCTTAGCCAAGGCTAAATATCCTATCTATGCGAATAACAAAATCAATTTTGGTGATTTATATAATGTAAAACGAAGCGAAAAAGGTCTTAAAAGCTTGTTTTCAAAATTGCCTAATATTACGTCTCAACTAGTCACCAACGATTATAAAAATCAGTTCTTTTATATTCAATTAAACCCAACCCCAACAATTGAAGAAAAACGAAAAGATATTGCTGGTGAAATACGAACCATAATAGAAAAAGAATATTATAATTACTATTTAACAGGTCCACCAGTTTTAAATGAGGCTTATAGTAAAGGAATTTATAAAGAGAGCCTAACCTTTGGCGTATTAACTGTTCTTGTCATTACGCTAATGCTTTTGTTTTTACTACCAAGCAAACGCTATCTTATTATATCTCTATTATCTGTTGCGATACCAGTGAGTTTATTGTTTGGACTTATAACGTCATTCGGATTTGCTCTGAATATGATTTCTATGCTAATCCCAACCATTCTTATGGTTTACAGTGTTAGTGATGCAGTCCATATTATCAATGTTTACCATAAAGAGGGGATTTTAAACACATCATTATCTAAAGTTGAATTGTTGGCAATTGCTGTTAGAAAAAGCTTTACACCATGTTTCTATACAACATTAACAACCTTTGTGGGTTACTTTGCATTATACTTATCTCCGTTGCCAGCATTTAAAAACATGGGAGTCTTCACCTGTGTCGGATTGTTATTGAGTTTTATTTTGGTCTATATAATTACCATTATTGGCTTTAGTTTTATGACGCTCAACTTTAAAGCCGCGAAACCACTTTTGAGTATTAAAACCGTGAGTCAATCGGGTTTTATAAATTGGTTAAACGGATTTACATCACAATACAAAACGAGCATCATTGTTGGTTTTACATTAGTATTACTTTTTGGATTTTATTCAATTTTTCAAGTTAAGATAGATACAGATTCTTCAAACTTACTTGCGGAAGGAAAAGCAAAGCAAGACTTAAGATTAGTAGAAAGTAAATTGCAAGGAAGCTCTAGATTACAACTCAATGTGTCAATGGCTAATGGTGAATCTATTCTGAACAAAGGCGCTATGAAACAATTAGAGGTCTTTCAAAGTAAACTTGAAGCGAACCCTCTAATTTCAGCACCAGTATCTGTAATCAATATTAAATCTTTTTTAGAAAAGCGGAATCCTGTTTTATTTCAAACCAATGTATCAGATGATAAGATTAAGAACACTTTATCTTTAGCCGATACTAATGATAATAGCTTTTTTAAGCTGTTTTCTAAAGATCTAACCACAGCAGGTTTCACATTGAGTTTAAGAGAAATGAAAACTTCTGAATTAGAACAAGTGTTAGAGGATGTAAAGCGAGATTTCGAATCTTCATTTGACACTAAAAATTATAACTTAAAAATCAACGGTTTTGCTGTTGTATTTGCGCAGCTCAACAATTTTATATTAGAAACACAGTTTAAGTCTTTCTTCGCAGCATTTTTTGTAGCTTTTTTATGCCTTTTAGTTTTTATTAGAAGTTTAAGAACAACACTTTTAGTATTGATTCCTAATTTATTACCACTTACGGTTTTAGCTATTTTTATGAGCCTATTAGATATTCCTTTAGATGTCACTACAGCTATGATTACTCCTATAATGTTGGGTATTGCAATGGATGATACTATACATTTAGTCTATAAATATAGACGAAGTAAAACTATCACAGGAACTCCAAAAGTAAGAATGGATAATGCGATGCATTATACTGGTAGCGCTTTGTTTTCTACTACAATTGCATTAGTTGGCGGCTTTTTAATCATTGCCTCTAGCGCAACACCATCTGTTAAAGATTTCGGGCTGCTGTGTTCCGTTACTGTGGCTATTGCTTTGATTACGGATATCTTTTATTTGCCAGCTTTATTGAAGAAGTTTGATAATTAG
- a CDS encoding 3-oxoacyl-ACP synthase, whose protein sequence is MNTKQQLYTKCQDFLNGRLEVIQSKILDIQNSLQSETKSSAGDKHETGRAMLQLEREKTGHQLAEIQKQKGILAKINLEIKHNNVALGSVVYSSQANYFIAISAGEIEIEIDKFYAISPSTPIAKLLLSKTVGDQIQFRNSTFVISKID, encoded by the coding sequence ATGAATACGAAGCAACAACTTTATACAAAATGTCAAGACTTTTTAAATGGTCGCTTAGAAGTTATACAATCTAAAATTTTAGATATTCAAAACTCATTGCAATCTGAAACTAAGAGCAGTGCTGGCGATAAGCACGAAACAGGACGAGCGATGCTGCAATTAGAACGTGAAAAGACAGGTCATCAATTAGCTGAAATTCAAAAACAGAAAGGGATACTTGCTAAAATTAACCTAGAAATTAAGCACAATAATGTTGCACTTGGCAGTGTAGTATATTCGTCTCAAGCTAATTATTTTATTGCTATTAGTGCTGGCGAAATAGAAATAGAAATAGATAAATTTTATGCAATTTCTCCGTCAACACCCATCGCAAAACTATTATTATCTAAAACTGTTGGTGATCAAATTCAGTTTAGAAATAGTACCTTTGTTATCTCAAAAATTGATTAA
- a CDS encoding NAD(P)/FAD-dependent oxidoreductase, which yields MILSYWEIKTWLSNIDYTIVGSGIVGLSCALHLKRRFPKAKIIVLEKGVLPQGASTKNAGFACFGSLGEIIDDLKHHSEDEVLELIKKRVNGLQLLRKTLGDKSISYKNLGGYELFLETDKELYDVCLRKRNEINTLLKSIFKDEVFSLNENKFKFKNIKPHCSFNQFEGQIDTGKMMEALLNKVQQEDIKILNNCVVQEFEDDTNGVKIKTNKFELSTQNLLIATNGFASKLIKETVKPARAQVIITKPIRDLHIEGTFHLDKGYYYFRNIDNRILLGGGRNLDFKTEETSEFGKTEIVQNKLKELLRTTILPSIDFEIEHSWSGIMGIGKQKNAIVKQLSNNIYCGVRLGGMGVAIGTLVGKELADIV from the coding sequence ATGATTTTATCCTATTGGGAAATAAAGACTTGGTTATCTAATATTGATTATACCATTGTGGGCAGTGGTATTGTTGGCTTAAGTTGCGCACTTCATCTAAAAAGGAGGTTTCCTAAGGCTAAAATTATTGTATTAGAAAAAGGAGTCTTACCACAAGGGGCAAGTACTAAGAATGCAGGTTTTGCATGTTTTGGAAGTCTTGGCGAAATAATAGATGACTTAAAGCACCATTCTGAGGATGAAGTTTTAGAGCTCATAAAAAAAAGAGTTAATGGCTTACAATTACTTCGCAAAACATTAGGCGATAAGTCTATTTCTTATAAAAACTTAGGAGGTTATGAATTGTTTTTAGAAACTGACAAGGAACTTTATGATGTGTGTTTAAGGAAGAGAAATGAGATCAATACGCTTTTAAAATCGATATTTAAAGATGAGGTCTTTTCATTAAATGAGAATAAATTTAAGTTTAAAAATATAAAACCACATTGTAGTTTTAACCAATTTGAAGGTCAAATTGATACTGGTAAAATGATGGAAGCTTTATTAAATAAAGTACAGCAAGAAGACATTAAAATACTAAACAATTGTGTTGTGCAAGAATTTGAAGACGATACTAATGGAGTAAAAATTAAAACAAACAAATTTGAGCTTTCAACACAAAACCTTTTAATTGCCACGAATGGATTTGCTTCAAAACTCATTAAAGAAACGGTTAAGCCAGCAAGAGCACAAGTCATAATTACAAAGCCAATTAGGGATCTTCATATTGAAGGTACATTTCATCTAGATAAAGGGTATTATTATTTTAGGAATATTGATAATAGAATTTTGTTAGGAGGAGGACGAAACCTAGATTTTAAAACCGAAGAAACTTCAGAGTTTGGTAAAACTGAAATTGTTCAAAACAAACTAAAAGAACTTTTAAGAACCACTATTTTACCTAGTATAGATTTTGAAATTGAGCATAGTTGGTCAGGTATAATGGGAATTGGAAAACAAAAGAATGCGATTGTAAAACAATTGAGTAATAATATATATTGTGGAGTTCGATTAGGCGGAATGGGAGTTGCAATTGGTACTTTAGTGGGAAAAGAACTTGCAGATATAGTGTAA
- a CDS encoding reprolysin-like metallopeptidase has product MKNITIKTSLLLSLFFMGFVFAQSSFQEVKLIKDDVSKMLEINVPLTANIYDFNVNTIQSKFNSTSKTKFSLPNAEGKLVNFNIKESSVMEDELQAKYPENKAYSGFGENGEYIRLTVSPHNGVNGIILTVDRSNSIIIQNISGTNKSAIYKRNSSKFGSDFECSTIESFENQNTTVNTNFNRAADDSILRTFKLAVSTTGEYSSYHGGTLASVNAAMATSIARVNSVFEIDFAVRLVLIAGNDVNVYLNASTDPYSGSGSYNSELANTLDANLNDSDYDIGHLYAGSGDGGNAGCIGCVCVNGNVFSNNHKGSGYTSSSVPVGDRWDIDYVAHEMGHQFGGRHTFTHQSEGGGIAQMEPGSGTTIMGYAGITGATDVQQVSDPYFHAISIQQITAHAKSRTCDVESGTGNAIPVVNAGSNITLPIGTAFELTGSATDGNAGDILTYCWEQYDENNAAQAYPNASDTNSNNPLFRSYSPSGGTSRIFPKLEDLLANGVNGNVWEKVPTVARSADFRLTVRDNAANGGGNNFDDMVVTWDATKGPLEVTSQNTEGIIWNQGSTENITWNVNSTNTMTGASNVNILLSIDGGLTYPITLASNIANNGTASITVPNNPAPYCRIRVQPTNAAFFALNTIDFSIDYMISTDCTEVYSSTTNLAIPDNGSSYTAVGLTASSTSVLGGDTFLKLGLDVTHTYIGDLQFLLQSPTPNQTQVIALTAGTCGNNDNMDIELFDTAPNIVCGTPTTGDAKTANPFSAYDGESVNGQWVLAVVDTANQDTGTLNSWTLTICEQVETLLSVDENTLENSFAMYPNPSNGLVTVKFESLNDVNINIFDISGRSVYSNTFKHSVNPFNEELNLNHLSTGVYMVKIKSGTSIINKKLVIN; this is encoded by the coding sequence ATGAAAAATATTACCATCAAAACATCACTTTTACTTTCCCTATTTTTTATGGGGTTTGTATTTGCTCAAAGCTCCTTTCAAGAGGTTAAACTGATTAAAGATGATGTTTCTAAAATGTTAGAAATTAATGTGCCCCTAACAGCTAATATTTATGATTTCAATGTAAATACTATACAATCTAAATTTAATAGCACATCAAAAACTAAATTTAGTTTACCTAATGCTGAAGGCAAATTAGTGAACTTTAATATCAAAGAATCTTCTGTAATGGAAGATGAATTACAAGCCAAATATCCAGAAAATAAAGCTTATTCTGGTTTTGGAGAAAACGGTGAATATATTAGACTTACTGTTTCACCTCATAATGGTGTTAATGGGATTATCTTAACTGTTGATCGTTCAAACTCAATCATCATTCAGAATATTTCTGGTACTAACAAATCTGCTATTTACAAAAGAAATAGCTCTAAGTTTGGTAGTGATTTTGAATGCTCTACCATAGAAAGTTTTGAAAATCAAAATACTACAGTAAATACTAACTTCAATAGAGCTGCTGATGACAGTATTTTAAGAACATTCAAACTAGCAGTCTCAACAACAGGTGAATATTCATCATACCATGGCGGTACGTTGGCTTCTGTTAATGCGGCAATGGCTACTTCGATTGCAAGAGTTAATTCAGTTTTTGAAATTGATTTTGCTGTTAGATTGGTGTTAATTGCTGGGAATGATGTTAATGTTTATTTAAACGCATCTACTGATCCATATAGTGGAAGCGGTTCTTATAATTCAGAGTTAGCAAATACTTTAGACGCTAATTTAAATGATAGTGATTATGATATAGGACATTTATATGCAGGTAGCGGCGATGGTGGTAATGCAGGTTGTATAGGTTGTGTCTGTGTAAACGGAAATGTTTTTTCTAATAATCACAAAGGGAGTGGTTATACGTCAAGCAGTGTGCCTGTTGGAGACCGATGGGATATCGATTATGTGGCGCATGAAATGGGTCACCAATTTGGTGGTAGACATACTTTTACTCACCAAAGTGAAGGTGGTGGAATAGCACAAATGGAACCAGGTTCTGGTACCACTATTATGGGTTATGCTGGTATTACTGGTGCTACAGATGTACAGCAAGTTTCTGATCCTTATTTTCATGCTATTAGTATTCAGCAAATTACTGCGCATGCTAAATCTAGAACATGTGATGTTGAGTCTGGCACAGGTAATGCAATTCCAGTTGTTAATGCAGGAAGTAATATAACACTTCCAATAGGAACGGCGTTTGAGTTAACAGGTTCTGCAACAGATGGAAATGCCGGTGATATTCTCACTTACTGTTGGGAGCAATACGACGAAAATAATGCGGCTCAAGCGTATCCAAATGCAAGTGATACAAACAGTAATAATCCTTTGTTTAGATCTTATAGCCCATCTGGTGGAACATCAAGAATATTTCCAAAATTAGAAGACCTTCTTGCTAATGGTGTAAACGGAAATGTTTGGGAAAAAGTACCAACAGTTGCACGTTCGGCAGACTTTAGACTAACGGTAAGAGATAATGCTGCAAATGGGGGAGGTAATAATTTTGATGATATGGTAGTGACTTGGGATGCTACTAAGGGGCCTTTAGAAGTAACATCTCAAAATACTGAGGGTATTATATGGAATCAAGGTAGTACTGAAAATATAACATGGAATGTAAATAGCACTAACACAATGACTGGAGCATCCAATGTCAATATTTTATTATCTATCGATGGTGGCTTAACTTATCCTATTACACTAGCTTCTAATATAGCAAATAATGGTACTGCTTCTATTACCGTTCCAAATAATCCTGCGCCTTATTGTAGAATTAGAGTACAGCCAACTAATGCGGCGTTCTTTGCACTTAATACGATTGATTTTTCAATTGACTATATGATAAGTACAGATTGTACTGAAGTCTATTCTTCAACTACTAATCTTGCCATACCAGATAATGGGTCGAGTTATACAGCTGTTGGATTAACCGCAAGTTCAACAAGCGTTCTAGGTGGTGATACGTTTTTAAAATTAGGACTCGATGTAACACATACATACATAGGTGATTTGCAATTCTTATTACAGTCACCAACACCTAACCAAACTCAAGTTATTGCATTGACGGCCGGTACATGTGGAAACAATGACAATATGGATATTGAACTGTTTGATACAGCACCAAATATTGTTTGTGGAACTCCTACTACTGGTGATGCAAAAACAGCAAATCCATTTTCAGCTTATGATGGTGAATCCGTAAATGGGCAATGGGTCTTAGCTGTTGTAGATACAGCTAACCAAGATACAGGTACATTAAACTCTTGGACATTGACGATATGTGAACAAGTTGAAACATTACTCTCTGTTGATGAAAATACATTAGAAAATAGTTTTGCGATGTATCCAAATCCTTCAAATGGTTTAGTTACTGTGAAATTTGAATCTTTAAATGATGTCAATATAAATATATTTGATATTAGTGGTAGATCTGTATATTCTAATACATTTAAGCACTCAGTTAATCCATTTAATGAAGAGTTAAATTTAAATCACCTTTCAACTGGAGTTTATATGGTGAAAATTAAAAGTGGTACAAGTATTATAAACAAAAAATTAGTGATTAATTAG
- the accC gene encoding acetyl-CoA carboxylase biotin carboxylase subunit: MFKKVLIANRGEIALRVIRTCKEMGIKTVAVYSTADADSLHVKFADEAVCIGPPASSESYLKVANIIAAAEITNADAIHPGYGFLSENAKFSKICEEHGIKFIGASEEMIDRMGDKANAKATMKAAGVPCVPGSEGVIEDYEDCKKLAKETGYPVMLKASAGGGGKGMRAVWKPEDLQGAWESARAESKAAFGNDDMYMEKLIEEPRHIEIQVVGDSRGKACHLSERDCSVQRRHQKLTEEVPSPFMTDKLRAKMGKAAVKAAEYIKYEGAGTVEFLVDKHRNFYFMEMNTRIQVEHPITEQVIDFDLIREQILVAAGVPISGKNYTPNLHSIECRINAEDPFNDFRPSPGKITTLHAPGGHGVRLDTHVYAGYSIPPNYDSMIAKLITTAQTREEAINKMKRALDEFVIEGIKTTIPFHRQLMEHPDYLAGNYTTKFMEDFEIQNEVED, from the coding sequence ATGTTTAAAAAAGTACTTATTGCTAATAGAGGTGAAATAGCATTACGTGTTATTAGAACCTGTAAGGAGATGGGCATTAAAACTGTTGCTGTTTACTCAACGGCAGATGCAGATAGTCTTCATGTAAAATTTGCAGATGAAGCTGTGTGTATTGGGCCTCCCGCAAGTAGCGAATCGTATCTAAAAGTGGCTAATATAATAGCTGCAGCAGAAATTACAAATGCTGATGCAATTCATCCAGGTTATGGATTCTTATCAGAAAACGCTAAGTTTTCTAAAATATGTGAGGAACATGGAATTAAATTTATTGGTGCATCTGAAGAGATGATAGACCGAATGGGTGATAAAGCTAATGCTAAAGCGACTATGAAAGCCGCAGGAGTTCCATGTGTTCCTGGAAGCGAAGGTGTTATTGAAGATTATGAAGATTGTAAAAAATTAGCTAAGGAAACTGGCTATCCTGTAATGTTGAAAGCTTCGGCAGGTGGAGGTGGAAAGGGTATGCGCGCCGTATGGAAACCAGAAGATTTGCAAGGTGCTTGGGAATCAGCTCGAGCTGAATCTAAAGCAGCATTCGGAAATGATGATATGTATATGGAGAAGCTTATTGAAGAGCCTCGTCATATTGAAATACAAGTTGTTGGGGATTCTCGAGGTAAAGCATGTCATTTATCAGAGAGAGATTGTTCAGTACAACGTCGTCATCAAAAATTAACGGAAGAAGTACCTTCTCCGTTTATGACTGATAAATTGAGAGCTAAAATGGGTAAAGCCGCAGTTAAAGCTGCAGAGTATATTAAATATGAAGGCGCAGGTACTGTAGAGTTCTTAGTAGACAAGCATAGGAATTTCTACTTTATGGAGATGAATACACGTATTCAAGTAGAGCATCCAATAACTGAACAAGTTATAGATTTCGATTTAATCCGAGAGCAAATATTGGTGGCCGCAGGTGTGCCAATTTCAGGAAAGAACTATACACCAAATTTACATTCAATAGAGTGTAGAATTAATGCAGAAGATCCTTTTAATGACTTTAGACCATCTCCGGGTAAAATCACAACGCTACATGCTCCAGGAGGACATGGTGTGCGTTTAGACACCCATGTTTATGCTGGTTATAGTATTCCGCCTAATTACGACTCTATGATTGCTAAGTTGATTACAACTGCGCAAACTAGAGAAGAGGCAATTAATAAAATGAAACGAGCTTTAGATGAGTTTGTAATAGAGGGAATTAAAACAACTATCCCTTTTCACAGACAATTAATGGAACATCCAGATTATTTAGCGGGTAACTACACGACTAAATTTATGGAAGATTTTGAAATACAAAATGAAGTTGAAGATTAA
- the accB gene encoding acetyl-CoA carboxylase biotin carboxyl carrier protein: MDLKEIQNLIKFVAKSGASEVKLEMDDVKITIRTGSESDTTIVQQMPMQAAPIVQQQIPVQAAAPAAEAPTPVVPASEDSKYITIKSPIIGTFYRKPSPDKPVFVEVGTEIKEGDVLCVIEAMKLFNEIESEVSGKIVKVLVDDSSPVEFDQPLFLVDPS; this comes from the coding sequence ATGGATTTAAAAGAAATTCAGAACTTAATAAAATTTGTAGCCAAGTCTGGCGCAAGTGAAGTTAAGTTAGAAATGGATGACGTTAAAATTACCATTAGAACAGGCTCCGAAAGCGATACAACTATCGTTCAGCAAATGCCAATGCAAGCTGCACCAATTGTACAACAGCAAATACCAGTACAAGCCGCTGCGCCTGCTGCTGAGGCTCCGACTCCAGTTGTACCTGCAAGCGAAGATTCAAAATATATTACCATAAAATCACCTATTATTGGAACGTTTTATCGCAAACCTTCGCCAGACAAACCTGTTTTTGTTGAAGTAGGAACAGAAATTAAAGAAGGCGATGTACTTTGTGTTATTGAAGCAATGAAATTATTCAATGAGATTGAATCAGAGGTTTCTGGTAAAATTGTGAAAGTGCTAGTTGATGATTCATCACCAGTAGAGTTCGATCAACCCTTGTTCTTGGTAGATCCATCATAA
- a CDS encoding beta-ketoacyl-ACP synthase III, giving the protein MSKITAAITAVGGYVPDFVLSNKVLETMVETNDEWITTRTGIKERRILKEEGKGTSFLAIKAAEDLIQKKGLDPKEIDLVIVCTATPDMKAAATAAYTATQIGAVNAFSYDLEAACSSFLFGMSTAAAYIESGRYKKILLIGADKNSSFINYKDRATCIIFGDGAGAVLFEPNEEGLGLQDELLRSNGEGREFLQATYGGSSYPITADTFNEGKHYVFQDGKTVFKNAVFNMADVAEKILKRNNLTNDDLSWLAAHQANKRIIDATANRINLEEDKVMMNIQKYGNTTSATLPLLLFDYESQLKKGDNIVFAAFGGGFTWGSIYFKWAYNS; this is encoded by the coding sequence ATGAGTAAAATCACAGCGGCAATTACAGCTGTCGGAGGCTACGTTCCGGACTTTGTTTTATCAAACAAAGTATTAGAGACTATGGTTGAGACTAATGACGAATGGATTACCACTCGTACAGGAATTAAAGAAAGAAGAATTCTTAAAGAAGAAGGAAAAGGTACATCGTTTTTAGCAATAAAAGCAGCTGAAGATTTAATTCAAAAAAAAGGTTTAGATCCCAAAGAAATAGATTTAGTTATTGTCTGCACTGCAACTCCAGATATGAAGGCAGCTGCAACAGCTGCGTATACTGCAACTCAAATAGGAGCAGTAAACGCTTTTTCATACGATTTAGAAGCTGCTTGTTCTAGCTTTCTTTTTGGAATGTCTACTGCAGCAGCATACATAGAATCAGGTCGATATAAAAAAATCCTTTTAATTGGTGCTGATAAAAATTCATCATTTATTAATTATAAAGATAGGGCGACATGTATCATTTTTGGTGATGGTGCAGGTGCTGTTTTATTTGAGCCTAATGAAGAAGGTTTAGGTTTGCAAGATGAATTATTAAGAAGCAATGGAGAAGGAAGAGAGTTTCTACAAGCCACTTATGGCGGATCTTCTTATCCAATTACTGCAGATACTTTTAATGAAGGTAAGCACTATGTTTTTCAAGACGGTAAGACGGTATTCAAAAACGCTGTTTTTAATATGGCAGACGTTGCTGAGAAGATTTTAAAGAGAAACAATCTAACTAATGATGACCTATCTTGGTTAGCTGCTCATCAAGCGAATAAGCGCATCATTGATGCAACTGCTAATAGAATTAATTTAGAAGAAGATAAAGTAATGATGAACATACAGAAGTATGGAAACACAACTTCTGCCACGTTGCCATTATTACTATTTGATTACGAATCACAGCTTAAAAAAGGTGATAATATAGTATTTGCTGCCTTTGGTGGTGGATTTACTTGGGGCTCAATTTATTTTAAATGGGCCTACAATTCCTAA
- the rpmF gene encoding 50S ribosomal protein L32, whose protein sequence is MAHPKRKISKTRRDKRRTHYKAIVPQIATCPTTGEPHLYHRAHWHEGKLYYRGQILIDNSVEEENIA, encoded by the coding sequence ATGGCACATCCAAAGCGTAAAATATCAAAAACAAGAAGAGATAAAAGAAGAACTCATTATAAAGCTATAGTTCCTCAAATAGCAACTTGCCCAACAACTGGTGAGCCACACTTATACCATAGAGCTCATTGGCACGAAGGAAAATTGTATTACAGAGGTCAAATATTAATTGACAATTCTGTTGAAGAAGAAAACATAGCATAA
- a CDS encoding YceD family protein, protein MKALKDCIIPFVGLKVGEHHFDYQIDNTFFQNFEYEEFNAVDVKIALKFEKKTTFMELYFSASGVVNVNCDITNEPYNQTINDQFKLVVKFGNEYNDENDEILIIPHGEYEINVSQYIYELIVLSVPIKRIHPGIEDGTLQSDILSKLEELSPNKDNKTKSAEDIDPRWNNLKKLLTDK, encoded by the coding sequence ATGAAGGCATTAAAAGATTGTATAATTCCTTTTGTAGGGTTAAAAGTCGGAGAGCATCATTTTGATTATCAAATTGATAATACGTTCTTTCAGAATTTTGAATATGAAGAGTTTAATGCAGTTGATGTAAAAATTGCTCTTAAGTTTGAAAAGAAAACAACTTTTATGGAGTTATATTTTTCAGCTTCAGGAGTTGTAAATGTGAATTGCGATATTACTAATGAACCTTATAATCAAACCATTAATGACCAATTTAAACTGGTTGTTAAGTTTGGAAATGAGTATAATGACGAAAATGATGAGATATTAATTATACCTCATGGTGAGTATGAAATTAATGTGTCTCAGTACATATACGAACTCATAGTACTTTCGGTTCCAATAAAACGAATTCATCCTGGTATAGAAGATGGCACGTTGCAATCTGATATACTTTCAAAATTAGAAGAATTAAGTCCTAATAAGGATAATAAGACTAAATCAGCAGAGGATATTGACCCTCGTTGGAATAATTTAAAAAAACTATTAACGGATAAATAA